In a genomic window of Pleurocapsa sp. PCC 7319:
- a CDS encoding ABC transporter ATP-binding protein produces MTNTSFSSNTVTQDSLTEAQICLRNISKIFSGRTGWLNKITGQASSDFVAIKDINLDIEHNTFVTIIGPSGCGKSTLLNIIAGLSSATGGEVKIDGQIVDKPGPDRGMVFQNYALMPWMTVQDNIKFAVETVYPKMPVKQQKRVIKENIQLVGLIGAEKKRPHELSGGMRQRVGIARALAINPQILLMDEPFGALDALTRGFLQDEIERIWEQQRKTAIMITHSIEEALLLSDRIVMMTKGPAARIDEVLEVPFPRPRDRTTVENHPDYLKLKKEMEDHLYRETRAVEEARIKP; encoded by the coding sequence ATGACTAATACTTCATTCTCTTCCAACACAGTGACTCAAGATAGTCTTACCGAGGCTCAGATCTGCTTGCGAAATATTTCCAAGATTTTTTCTGGTAGGACTGGTTGGCTAAATAAAATTACGGGACAAGCAAGTTCTGATTTTGTGGCGATTAAAGATATTAATCTCGATATTGAACACAATACCTTTGTCACTATTATTGGACCTTCTGGCTGCGGTAAGTCTACCCTACTGAATATTATCGCTGGTTTAAGTTCAGCTACTGGTGGTGAGGTGAAGATCGATGGACAAATAGTAGACAAGCCTGGTCCCGATCGCGGGATGGTTTTTCAAAACTATGCCCTGATGCCTTGGATGACGGTACAAGACAATATCAAGTTTGCTGTAGAAACTGTCTATCCGAAGATGCCTGTTAAACAACAAAAGCGAGTAATTAAAGAAAATATTCAACTAGTGGGTCTAATAGGAGCAGAAAAAAAACGTCCTCACGAATTATCAGGAGGAATGCGGCAAAGAGTGGGAATAGCTAGAGCTTTAGCCATAAACCCGCAGATTTTGCTCATGGATGAGCCTTTTGGGGCTTTAGACGCTCTTACCCGTGGTTTTCTACAAGACGAGATCGAGCGTATTTGGGAACAACAGCGTAAAACAGCAATTATGATTACCCACAGTATTGAAGAAGCCCTACTACTTTCTGATCGCATTGTCATGATGACCAAAGGACCCGCAGCCAGGATAGATGAAGTTTTAGAAGTGCCTTTTCCTCGTCCTCGCGATCGCACCACAGTGGAGAATCATCCCGATTACCTAAAGCTAAAAAAAGAAATGGAAGATCATTTGTATCGTGAAACTAGGGCAGTAGAAGAAGCAAGAATCAAACCGTAG